In Haematobia irritans isolate KBUSLIRL chromosome 1, ASM5000362v1, whole genome shotgun sequence, a genomic segment contains:
- the LOC142231824 gene encoding uncharacterized protein LOC142231824 — translation MENKGRKNKLSKEIKQKICSAVEKNIIIWKKTERNHSNRNAMKQAWELVSNEVGVSEKLCRIGWKSIMDSRRYRKKKSASSGSSCNLSLDMNLDCESSNESWDLTQSLDFLEDTSNQRSTFSTVVLETTTESEPLQNTQSSYSYDTSTSTSASSARMQYMKDMTENSYHIKESMDRMAGLAEQEQSPHAGFLHHIESIMDTFSSRELLIFKRRVSDIAYDMQQEQLENN, via the exons atggaaaataaaggaagaaaaaacaagttgtctaaagaaataaagcaaaaaatatgcAGTGCTGTAGAAAAAAACATAATCATATGGAAAAAAACTGAGCGCAATCACTCGAATCGCAATGCGATGAAACAGGCGTGGGAGTTGGTGTCTAACGAAGTTGGGGTCAGCG AAAAATTGTGCCGGATTGGGTGGAAAAGTATAATGGATAGCCGACGGTATCGCAAGAAAAAATCAGCTTCATCGGGTAGCTCATGTAATTTAAGTTTGGATATGAATTTAGATTGTGAAAGTTCTAATGAGTCGTGGGATTTGACGCagtctctagattttttggaagaTACTTCTAATCAAAGAAG CACATTTTCAACAGTGGTGCTTGAAACAACTACTGAAAGTGAGCCTCTCCAAAATACGCAGTCATCTTATTCATAT gaTACATCGACATCTACTTCAGCTTCATCTGCTAGAATGCAATATATGAAGGACATGACGGAAAATAGTTACCATATCAAAGAAAGCATGGATCGAATGGCGGGTTTAGCAGAACAGGAACAGAGTCCTCATGCAGGCTTTCTACATCACATAGAATCGATAATGGATACATTTTCATCAAGGGAGCTGCTTATTTTTAAACGGCGTGTCAGTGATATAGCATATGATATGCAACAAGAACAACTAGAAAATAActag